From Bradysia coprophila strain Holo2 unplaced genomic scaffold, BU_Bcop_v1 contig_50, whole genome shotgun sequence, one genomic window encodes:
- the LOC119082920 gene encoding uncharacterized protein LOC119082920: MSKVDAALTAQKSIGTKVRSKLTSYNSLPIERKNYEYVKQLINEAEELRNEFNNNNEFLCRTALLDSEHQYFKANYYDETIKYFTEYKALMQKTIHDLQEANPEQKTGKTGDHVNLDNLFKHANKNPKDISNATDTTSTRMGLLMQRLNDYIIAVHKAESENDIDQARTLANIIKSYSRIIEVQCDIISSPSCNIHDFFDMTDEMTRIIEKYEASKPSNPANWQSSAKLPKLNVPLFSGEYVKYKSFKELFQRMIGGQQQLDDCEKLAYLKGQLKGEPLRLLSALPIENASYAIAWKTLNDRYENCHLIMVQLMRKLKSGPKMERYVVESMKNITDEISESISLISNMGIPWNEDTDMLFYYIVEERIDSITMGHFQNKIDGPPKLRGYKELLEFLKQRISILTVESSNEEKGNKKPAKKISFREFKSQDTPNQKTSLVATPSASPNIFNANKKCDCKEPHYISKCPVFAALNLKGKMEKLRNWKMCWNCLVKGHEIRDCKQKNSCTKCNRKHHTLMHSEKMATSLLGTTTKNEHLDHVFLATAIINVIGSNGQPCQARALLDSGSQINIITQKLCSKIKAKSSHSSLKINGVGSSQVESTKRASFVIKSIASGFEANLEAFVLKEVSTCQPLNEVNTSRWKIPKNINLADPKFNIPAAIDIIIGGELFFKLISIGQIEIGKSLPDLQNTVFGWVVTGKVLGLQQQEAFVGMVNETQLEKQIEKFWQLEERYKVKKPMTDREVNCEEYFDKTTMRDSDNGKFIVNLQFIKEPSMLGNSKNMAIRRFLFLERRFQKDPELKEEYVTFLREYENLGHMERVQLENITDENYFIPHHAVRNPSSSTTKFRVVFDGSAKTTTNISLNEILANGPMLQDDLFSILVRFRKHAIVFSADITKMYRQVEVTESHQKWQMIIWREQPDQPLGFYKLKTLTYGLTCSSYLAIKALQTLAEEHKNVYPEAAKIAKSDFNVDDVMTGAENVEQALVLQEQLIQMCKSGHFELHKWCSNHPMLLETIPAKKREVSLEINAEKTETKALGVKWIPKDDIFMLSYVPKEHNKVTKRTVLSELSQLFDPLGFVNPVVVMAKIFLQEICKLKLQWDAAVPMHMNSKWEQYRNQLKKLNKVKLPRRILVDNPSDIQLHLFSDASEKAYGSVAYLRSVNSDGERLVSLVCSKSRVVPIVQTTLPRLELCAALLNVELAKKVEQTLQLNISSTTYWTDSEVVLSWVLSDGTYRTFVANRVAEIKRKTQPENWRYINTKSNPADLVSRGMTPEKLLESKLWWEGPEFLKQEKEDWPEMKASFIREITEEKQIKTVLTASVPEANFIDRINHRNSIRVLQRIVAYALRMLRKNNGEREQSNEILSVTELKAAMCVILKHVQKTCFAEELDLLSKGKHLKSRFSNFSPILDADGLIRVGGRLRTAEISFDQRHPVLLPRKHYVTRLILEQLHRENMHAGPQALLAIARQKYWPEQGKQLAQEVVKNCVLCVKSKPKMMEQIMGDLPKSRTTIARAFYNVSVDFAGPVEIHSTIRGKRVTKGYICIFVCFTTKAVHMEAAIDLSIDGFICCLKRFVARRGLPNAIVSDNATNFKGTHNQLMELKNVFSDTKNQKKLYEYCQDHQIEWKFCPARSPHFNGLAEAAVKSAKWHLRKILHSARLTYDQLGTITAEIEAILNSRPLTPMSNNLDDLQPLTAGHFLIGGPLTGLEDRNISNGPKTKIWYKMMEMRKEFWRRWSTEYLAELQSKAKWRQECNNIKVGTLVILKEDNMAPLKWRMGRVTKVFCDENGKVRVVELITSVVRIPDIATNKKRIANMTASTIWYEEQYISSEIEVANAETTIEEVSAIAKPQGKLLRVSNGREPPVIVKQPEEPIARRTRSKINTTICSVATVAFVFLAFLGRAKAEQCQYKSFDHNPGLYFEPVGRMALTHDKWNIICVLSLDQLWSQASRNNNYVGPVGHHLQQDKTPEALQYHTKAISTASENIGRTNIWIRGESRSVRPKGGQHVSTIERSKHKQMENSKNINLADPKFNIPAAIDIIIGGELFFKLISIGQIEIGKSLPDLQNTVFGWVVTGKVLGLQQQEAFVGMVNETQLEKQIEKFWQLEERYKVKKPMTDREVNCEEYFDKTTMRDSDNGKFIVNLQFIKEPSMLGNSKNMAIRRFLFLERRFQKDPELKEEYVTFLREYENLGHMERVQLENITDENYFIPHHAVRNPSSSTTKFRVFSMDRQKLQRIFH; the protein is encoded by the exons atgtctaAAGTAGACGCAGCGCTTACGGCGCAAAAATCGATCGGAACCAAGGTTCGATCTAAATTAACAAGCTACAATTCGTTACCTATTGAGAGGAAAAATTACGAATATGTAAAGCAATTGATTAATGAAGCTGAAGAACTTCGGAACGAGTTcaacaataataatgaatttttgtgcagaACTGCGTTGTTGGACAGCGAACATCAATACTTCAAGGCCAACTACTACGACGAAACGATAAAGTATTTCACTGAGTATAAGGCATTGATGCAAAAAACAATCCATGATTTACAAGAAGCAAATCCAGAGCAAAAAACCGGCAAAACTGGAGACCATGTAAACCTGGATAATTTGTTTAAGCATGCAAACAAAAATCCTAAAGATATCAGCAATGCGACTGATACTACCTCAACCAGAATGGGGTTATTAATGCAGCGGCTCAATGATTACATAATTGCAGTGCATAAagcggaaagcgaaaatgatATTGATCAAGCCAGAACGTTGGCAAATATCATTAAAAGCTATTCGAGAATTATAGAAGTGCAGTGCGACATAATTAGCAGTCCAAGCTGTAACATACACGATTTCTTCGATATGACAGATGAAATGACAAGAATTATTGAGAAGTACGAAGCCTCGAAACCTTCCAATCCAGCTAACTGGCAATCATCGGcgaaattaccgaaattaAATGTTCCTCTATTTTCCGGGGAATACGTCAAATATAAATCATTCAAGGAGTTATTCCAACGTATGATTGGCGGGCAGCAGCAATTGGATGACTGCGAAAAATTGGCATACTTGAAAGGGCAATTAAAAGGTGAACCTTTAAGATTACTTTCAGCGTTGCCAATAGAAAATGCCAGTTACGCTATCGCTTGGAAAACGCTCAATGACAGATATGAAAATTGTCACTTGATAATGGTGCAGCTAATGAGAAAACTAAAGTCTGGGCCAAAAATGGAAAGATACGTCGTCGAATCAATGAAAAACATCACAGATGAAATCAGTGAATCCATTTCATTGATCTCCAACATGGGAATACCTTGGAATGAGGATACTGACATGTTGTTCTACTACATAGTAGAAGAAAGAATCGACAGCATAACTATGGGTCAtttccaaaacaaaattgatggtCCACCCAAATTGCGTGGTTACAAAGAATTACTGGAATTTTTGAAGCAACGTATCAGCATTTTAACGGTGGAATCTTCAAACGAAGAGAAAGGCAACAAAAAGCCTGCAAAGAAAATAAGTTTCCGGGAATTTAAAAGCCAGGATACACCTAACCAAAAAACGTCATTGGTTGCCACTCCAAGCGCGTCCCCAAACATCTTTAATGCCAACAAGAAATGTGATTGCAAAGAACCCCACTACATATCGAAATGTCCAGTATTTGCTGCACTAAACCTAAAAggcaaaatggaaaaattgaggAATTGGAAGATGTGCTGGAATTGCCTAGTAAAAGGGCACGAAATACGagattgtaaacaaaaaaatagttgtaCCAAGTGCAACAGAAAACACCACACTCTAATGCATTCGGAGAAAATGGCTACGTCATTATTGGGAACAACAACTAAAAATGAGCATCTTGATCATGTGTTCTTGGCAACCGCAATAATTAACGTCATTGGGTCAAATGGACAACCGTGTCAAGCCAGAGCATTATTGGACTCTGGTTCCCAAATAAATATCATAACACAGAAGTTATGCAgcaaaattaaagcaaaatcaaGCCACTCAAGCTTGAAAATCAATGGAGTAGGATCATCGCAAGTGGAATCAACAAAACGAGCaagttttgttattaaatCAATAGCATCTGGATTCGAGGCGAATCTAGAAGCGTTCGTCCTAAAGGAGGTCAGCACGTGTCAACCATTGAACGAAGTAAACACAAGCAGAtggaaaattccaaaaaatatcaacTTAGCTGACCCTAAATTCAACATACCAGCAGCAATTGACATCATCATTGGTGGAGAGCTTTTCTTCAAACTAATTTCCATTGGACAAATCGAGATTGGAAAATCCTTACCAGATTTGCAAAATACGGTGTTCGGTTGGGTAGTAACTGGAAAAGTGCTGGGCCTACAACAGCAGGAAGCTTTCGTGGGAATGGTAAATGAAACTCAGctcgaaaaacaaattgaaaaattctggcAATTGGAAGAACGCTACAAGGTCAAGAAACCAATGACTGATCGCGAAGTAAATTGTGAGGAATATTTCGACAAAACTACTATGAGAGATAGtgacaatggaaaatttattgtgaatttgcaattcaTAAAAGAACCATCAATGCTGGGCAACTCGAAAAATATGGCCATAAGGCGATTCCTGTTCTTGGAAAGACGATTCCAAAAGGATCCGGAGCTAAAAGAGGAATACGTTACTTTTCTACGAGAATACGAAAACCTTGGGCACATGGAACGAGTACAGTTGGAAAATATAACTGATGAGAATTATTTCATACCTCATCATGCCGTTAGGAACCCATCCAGCAGCACAACGAAATTTAGAGTAGTTTTCGATGGATCGGCAAAAACTACAACGAATATTTCACTGAATGAAATACTGGCTAATGGTCCAATGCTTCAAGACGACTTATTTTCCATATTAGTTCGTTTCAGAAAACACGCGATAGTGTTTTCAGCGgacattacaaaaatgtatCGCCAAGTAGAAGTGACTGAAAGTCACCAAAAATGGCAGATGATTATTTGGCGAGAACAACCAGACCAACCATTGGGATTTTATAAACTAAAAACATTGACATATGGGCTAACATGTTCTTCTTATTTGGCAATAAAAGCACTTCAAACATTGGCAGAAGAGCACAAGAACGTCTATCCTGAAGCCgcaaaaatagcaaaatcaGATTTTAACGTTGACGATGTTATGACTGGAGCCGAAAATGTGGAACAAGCGCTAGTGCTACAAGAGCAATTAATACAGATGTGCAAAAGTGGACATTTTGAACTACATAAATGGTGCTCCAATCATCCAATGTTATTGGAAACAATACCAGCAAAGAAGCGAGAAGTAAGCCTGGAGATCAATGCAGAAAAAACAGAAACGAAGGCATTGGGAGTAAAATGGATTCCCAAAGACGACATTTTTATGCTTTCGTACGTTCCAAAAGAGCATAACAAAGTCACAAAGCGGACAGTCTTATCGGAACTATCACAATTATTTGACCCACTTGGCTTCGTAAATCCGGTAGTCGTGatggcaaaaatattcttgCAAGAGAtatgcaaattaaaattgcaatggGATGCAGCAGTACCAATGCATATGAATAGCAAATGGGAGCAGTATCGAAACCAactaaaaaagttaaataagGTGAAACTACCCAGGCGCATATTAGTGGATAATCCGTCAGATATACAACTGCATTTATTCTCGGACGCAAGTGAAAAAGCATATGGAAGTGTTGCTTATCTCCGGTCGGTAAATTCAGACGGAGAACGGCTAGTCAGCTTGGTCTGTTCTAAAAGCAGAGTTGTCCCGATAGTGCAAACAACATTGCCAAGGCTGGAATTGTGTGCAGCGCTACTAAACGTGGAATTAGCAAAAAAGGTTGAGCAAACGTTGCAACTGAATATATCTAGCACTACTTACTGGACGGACTCGGAAGTTGTCTTATCATGGGTGTTATCAGATGGAACCTACCGCACATTTGTCGCCAACAGAGTAGctgaaataaaaaggaaaactcAGCCGGAAAATTGGAGATATATCAATACGAAGTCTAACCCAGCAGATTTAGTATCACGTGGAATGACACCTGAAAAACTGTTGGAATCCAAGCTATGGTGGGAAGGACCAGAATTcttaaaacaagaaaaagaagatTGGCCAGAAATGAAAGCCTCATTCATCAGAGAAATCACTGAAGAAAAGCAAATTAAAACGGTGCTAACAGCTTCAGTACCAGAAGCCAATTTCATAGACAGGATCAACCATAGAAATTCTATTCGAGTCCTTCAACGAATTGTGGCGTACGCGCTGAGAATGCTGAGAAAAAACAATGGCGAACGAGAacaatcaaatgaaatattgtCGGTAACGGAATTAAAAGCAGCAATGTGCGTAATACTTAAACACGTCCAAAAAACCTGTTTTGCTGAAGAATTGGATCTGCTAAGCAaaggaaaacatttgaaaagtcgattttctaacttttcaccCATCTTAGACGCAGACGGTCTAATACGAGTCGGTGGAAGATTACGAACagccgaaatttcattcgatcAGCGACATCCAGTATTACTACCAAGGAAACATTATGTGACAAGATTAATATTGGAGCAGCTACATCGTGAAAATATGCACGCCGGACCACAAGCACTCTTAGCGATAGCTAGGCAAAAATACTGGCCAGAGCAAGGCAAGCAATTGGCGCAAGAGGTCGTGAAAAATTGTGTCCTCTGTGTAAAATCGAAGCCAAAAATGATGGAGCAAATCATGGGAGATCTGCCTAAATCTAGGACAACTATAGCACGAGCGTTCTACAACGTAAGCGTAGATTTCGCAGGACCGGTTGAAATTCATAGCACCATTCGTGGAAAACGAGTAACTAAAGGATATATTTGCATCTTTGTGTGCTTCACGACAAAAGCAGTTCATATGGAAGCCGCAATAGACTTGTCCATAGACGGGTTCATTTGCTGTTTGAAACGATTTGTCGCACGAAGGGGATTACCAAACGCAATCGTGTCAGACAATGCTACTAACTTCAAAGGAACTCATAACCAGCTGATGGAgctaaaaaatgtgttttcggacacaaaaaaccagaaaaaattGTACGAATATTGTCAGGATCatcaaattgaatggaaattttgtccGGCAAGAAGTCCACATTTTAACGGATTAGCAGAAGCTGCTGTCAAATCAGCTAAGtggcatttgcgaaaaattttacattctgCCAGACTCACTTATGATCAACTGGGAACAATCACAGCCGAAATTGAAGCAATTCTGAATTCCAGGCCGTTAACACCGATGTCCAACAATCTCGACGATTTACAGCCATTAACAGCTGGGCATTTCTTAATTGGAGGACCACTGACAGGTCTAGAGGACCGAAACATCTCAAATGGtcccaaaacaaaaatttggtacaaaatgatggaaatgcgAAAGGAATTTTGGCGGCGATGGTCCACGGAATACTTGGCGGAATTACAAAGCAAGGCCAAATGGAGGCAGGAATGCAACAACATTAAAGTTGGAACATTAGTCATCTTAAAAGAAGATAACATGGCTCCATTAAAATGGCGAATGGGCAGAGtcacaaaagttttttgtgaTGAAAATGGTAAAGTACGAGTTGTCGAATTAATAACCAGTGTGGTCAGAATTCCGGACATAGCtaccaacaaaaaacgaatagcAAACATGACCGCTTCAACCATTTGGTACGAAGAGCAATACATC TCTTCCGAAATAGAAGTTGCTAATGCAGAGACTACTATTGAGGAAGTTTCTGCAATCGCTAAACCACAAGGCAAATTATTGAGAGTGTCAAATGGTCGGGAGCCTCCAGTAATCGTCAAGCAGCCAGAAGAGCCGATTGCGCGAAGAACCAGATCAAAAATCAACACCACAATATGTTCAGTGGCAACTGTAGCATTCGTCTTTCTCGCTTTCCTTGGCAGAGCAAAGGCTGAACAGTGCCAATACAAATCATTCGATCATAATCCAGGACTGTATTTCGAACCAGTGGGCAGAATGGCTTTAACTCATGATAAATGGAACATCATATGCGTACTCAGTCTAGATCAACTATGGTCACAGGCATCCCGAAATAACAACTATGTTGGACCAGTTGGACACCATTTGCAGCAAGATAAAACCCCCGAAGCTTTGCAATATCACACGAAAGCAATTTCGACAGCaagtgaaaatattggaaGAACAAA CATCTGGATTCGAGGCGAATCTAGAAGCGTTCGTCCTAAAGGAGGTCAGCACGTGTCAACCATTGAACGAAGTAAACACAAGCAGAtggaaaattccaaaaatatcaacttAGCTGACCCTAAATTCAACATACCAGCAGCAATTGACATCATCATTGGTGGAGAGCTTTTCTTCAAACTAATTTCCATTGGACAAATCGAGATTGGAAAATCCTTACCAGATTTGCAAAATACGGTGTTCGGTTGGGTAGTAACTGGAAAAGTGCTGGGCCTACAACAGCAGGAAGCTTTCGTGGGAATGGTAAATGAAACTCAGctcgaaaaacaaattgaaaaattctggcAATTGGAAGAACGCTACAAGGTCAAGAAACCAATGACTGATCGCGAAGTAAATTGTGAGGAATATTTCGACAAAACTACTATGAGAGATAGtgacaatggaaaatttattgtgaatttgcaattcaTAAAAGAACCATCAATGCTGGGCAACTCGAAAAATATGGCCATAAGGCGATTCCTGTTCTTGGAAAGACGATTCCAAAAGGATCCGGAGCTAAAAGAGGAATACGTTACTTTTCTACGAGAATACGAAAACCTTGGGCACATGGAACGAGTACAGTTGGAAAATATAACTGATGAGAATTATTTCATACCTCATCATGCCGTTAGGAACCCATCCAGCAGCACAACGAAATTTAGAGTATTTTCGATGGATCGGCAAAAACTACAACGAATATTTCACTGA